The genomic region CTAATATTACTGGCTGATTGTTGTAGAAATTAATTCGATCTATCACATCTCTAATAGATTGAAAAATTTTAGTAGTTGTATCTGGGTCTACAGCCGGGAATGAACCTTGCATTGATTTTTGAGTATTTGCTGCAATAATTTCTTCAATTTGCGGAGATAAAGTTGCTACTGTTACTGTTCTATTTTCATCTATTATTTGATTACAAATAACTCTTGCTAAAGCAAATCTAACATACTCAGTTAATAGTTCAATATCTTTAGTTAATCTTGAGTTATCTGCTAAGGATTCCATAATTGTAACCATATCTTTTATTGGCACTTTTTCTTTTAATAAATTTTGTAATACCTTTTGTAGTTCTCCTATAGTCATAAGATCTGGTATAAGCTCATCAACAACAGCGCTATATCTTTCTCTTGTATTATCAACTATTAATTGAACTTCTTGTCTACCTAATAATTCGTAAGAATGGGCTTTGATTGTTTCAGTTAAGTGAGTAACCATAACAGTTGTTGGATCAACTACTGTTAAACCTTGTATCTCTGCCTCTTCTCTTTTATCAATATTTATCCAAACGGCTGGTAAATTAAAGGTTGGTTCAATTGTCCTTATACCTTCTATTCTAGTATTATCTCCAGTAGGATCCATACATAAAAGCATATTTGGCATTAATTCGGATGAAGCCACAATAGTTCCCCTTATTTTTATTACATATTCATTAGTTTTTAATTGAAGATTATCTCTAATTCTTATAGGTTGTACAATTATTCCCATTTCTATTGCACATTGTCTTCTAACAGAAGCTATCCTTTGAAGAAGATCTCCTCCAGTAGCTTCATCTGCTAATGGGATTAAACCGTAACCAATTTCAACTTCCATTGGCTCAACTGAAATTAAATTCATAACATTTTCAGGCTCTTTTCTTTCAAGTTCTGCGCTATCTTCCTCTACTTGAGCCATTGCCATTTCTTCCTGTGCTCTTTCCTCTTTAATTAAAATATATGATAAGTATCCAAAAGACATACCAGCTAAAACGAATGGAAGCTTAGGCATTGATGGTATTAATGCTAAGGAAATCATTACTGCAGAAACTATAGCCATAGCAATTGGAAAAGCTGTAAGCTGCTTAGTAAAGGTCTTACCAAAATTTTCAGAACTTCCAGCTCTTGTTACTAAAATACCTGATGCAGTAGATATTAGTAAAGCAGGAAGTTGACTAACCAATCCATCCCCTACAGTAAGTTGTGTATAAAGAGATGCTGCTTCTTGAATTCCCTTACCACTCATTACACCTATAATTATTCCACCAATAATATTTATTAATGTAATTATAATCCCTGCTATTGCATCACCTTTAACAAATTTATTAGCACCATCCATAGCTCCATAAAAATCTGCTTCTGCTTGAAGGTCTTCCCTTCTTTTTCTTGCAGTAGCATCATCAATTATGCCAGCATTTAAATCAGCATCTATGCTCATTTGTTTACCAGGCATAGCATCTAGTGTAAATCTTGCAGAAACTTCAGCTACTCTACCAGCACCATTAGTTATTACCATCATATTTATGATTACAATAATTATGAATATTATAATACCAACAACATAATTTCCACCTATTACAAAGTTCCCGAAAGCAGCAATTATATCGCCTGCATTCCCTTTGCTTAATATAAGTCTAGTAGATGAAATATTTAAACCTAATCTTAATAATGTAGTAATAAGTAATAATGTAGGAAATATAGAAAATTGTAGTACATTAGTTGTAAACATAGTCATTATTAATATACCAGCAGATATTGTTATATTAAATGCTAATAAAATATCTAAAATAATTGTAGGTAGAGGTATTATTATCATAAGTACAATACCTAATACACCAAATGCAACTAAAACATCTGTATTCTTTTTTATATCAAATTTCAACCTCATCCCATCCTTCTTTATCCTTTAGCTCTTTTTTTCTTATCTAATTTATATACCATAGCCAGTATTTCGGCAACTGCTTGATACATTTCTTGAGGTATAAATTTATCAATTTCTACCTGTTCATATATCATCCTTGCCAAAGGCTTATTTTCAATAATTGGTACATCACTTTCTCTTGCTTTTTCTTTTATTTTTAATGCAAGTAAATCTGCTCCCTTTGCAACAACCTGTGGTGCTTCCATTTTACCTTCTTCATATTTTATTGCCACTGCCAAATGTGTTGGGTTGGTTATAACAACAGTAGCATCCCCTACAGAATTTATCATTCTCCTTCTAGACATTTCCCTTTGCTTTTGTTTAATCTTTGATTTTATTTGAGGATCTCCTTCCATTTGTTTATATTCTTCTTTTACTTCTTCCTTTGACATCCTCATTTCTTTTCTATGCATAAATACTTGTACTATATAATCTATAGCTGCTACAACTACTACAAAAATCGCAATTCTATAAAAAATACCCAATAATAATGATTTAACTTCTACTCCCATTGTAGGAAGATATAAATTACCAATATTAAGTATTTTATAAAAATTATCTTTTACATAAGAATAGGCCATAAAAATAATTATGGAAATAGAAACAAGATTTTTAACTAACTCTATTGCTGATCTTTTAGAAAACATATTTTTAAATCCGCTTATAGGATTTAATTTATTTAAAGAAGGTTTAATAGCATCCTTTACTACTAAAAAACCTGTCTGCATTAAACTTGCAGCAACTCCGGCTATCATAATCGGAAGAATAATTGGCATCAAGGTTGTTGCCATTTTACTTAAAACAAATACACTTAATCCTTGAAGCGTTCCATCTGTCAGCTGTATTGAAGCTGCTTGTGAAAGAAAGTAGATAATATTCTTTTTGAAAGCTTCAACAGTGCTGTTACTTAGCAGTATTATTACAAATATTGAAGCTACAAATGTAATGGCTAACCCCACATCTTTACTTCTAGCTACCTGACCTTTTTTTCTTGCATCACTTTTTCTTTTAGGCGTTGCCTCTTCTGTTTTTTCATCAGAGGCTATTAAAAAAACAAATGGAACAGCAGTAATAATCTTTCTAATTATTTCCGGTATATAACTTATATTACTAATTATTATTTTTATAATTACTGGTAAAGATAAGCCTATTGCAATTATTCCTATAAGCATCTTGACAGGCATACCCAAAATCATTACATTTATTTGGGGAACTGCCCTTGAAATTAACCCCATACATAAATCTGTTAATATTATAATCAATACTATTGGTATTGCTATTTTCAATCCTATTATAAAATACTCCACTATTATTTGAATCATAGCTAACATTGTTTCACCAAATATTATGCTCCTACCTAAAGGTAGTAGATTGAAACTTTCTAATAAAGACTTTATTAACAAATGATGACCATCAACTATAAAAAAAATCATCAGTGCAATAGAATGGAGCAAATTACCACTTAAGGTTGTATTAACTTTACTATTTGGATCAATTATGTTAACCATACTCAATCCAATATGTAAATCTATTAAACTTCCTGCCATAATAATGATTTTAAAAGAAATATCAACAATTAATCCAAATATCAATCCAGTTAATATTTCTGATATGACATAAATAATTAAATAATAATTGCTTGTTACTTCATTCACACTAGTATAATCAATTCCTCCAAGCAATGAAAAAGAAAGGATTAATGAAACAAAAACTTTTAGTTTATTTGGAGTTCCTGTGGGAAAAAAAACATTTGAGATTCCCAAAAAAGCTGCTATCCTTAAAAATAC from Clostridium isatidis harbors:
- a CDS encoding fused FliR family export protein/FlhB family type III secretion system protein, with the translated sequence MIDTAYFLALILVFLRIAAFLGISNVFFPTGTPNKLKVFVSLILSFSLLGGIDYTSVNEVTSNYYLIIYVISEILTGLIFGLIVDISFKIIIMAGSLIDLHIGLSMVNIIDPNSKVNTTLSGNLLHSIALMIFFIVDGHHLLIKSLLESFNLLPLGRSIIFGETMLAMIQIIVEYFIIGLKIAIPIVLIIILTDLCMGLISRAVPQINVMILGMPVKMLIGIIAIGLSLPVIIKIIISNISYIPEIIRKIITAVPFVFLIASDEKTEEATPKRKSDARKKGQVARSKDVGLAITFVASIFVIILLSNSTVEAFKKNIIYFLSQAASIQLTDGTLQGLSVFVLSKMATTLMPIILPIMIAGVAASLMQTGFLVVKDAIKPSLNKLNPISGFKNMFSKRSAIELVKNLVSISIIIFMAYSYVKDNFYKILNIGNLYLPTMGVEVKSLLLGIFYRIAIFVVVVAAIDYIVQVFMHRKEMRMSKEEVKEEYKQMEGDPQIKSKIKQKQREMSRRRMINSVGDATVVITNPTHLAVAIKYEEGKMEAPQVVAKGADLLALKIKEKARESDVPIIENKPLARMIYEQVEIDKFIPQEMYQAVAEILAMVYKLDKKKRAKG
- the flhA gene encoding flagellar biosynthesis protein FlhA, whose product is MRLKFDIKKNTDVLVAFGVLGIVLMIIIPLPTIILDILLAFNITISAGILIMTMFTTNVLQFSIFPTLLLITTLLRLGLNISSTRLILSKGNAGDIIAAFGNFVIGGNYVVGIIIFIIIVIINMMVITNGAGRVAEVSARFTLDAMPGKQMSIDADLNAGIIDDATARKRREDLQAEADFYGAMDGANKFVKGDAIAGIIITLINIIGGIIIGVMSGKGIQEAASLYTQLTVGDGLVSQLPALLISTASGILVTRAGSSENFGKTFTKQLTAFPIAMAIVSAVMISLALIPSMPKLPFVLAGMSFGYLSYILIKEERAQEEMAMAQVEEDSAELERKEPENVMNLISVEPMEVEIGYGLIPLADEATGGDLLQRIASVRRQCAIEMGIIVQPIRIRDNLQLKTNEYVIKIRGTIVASSELMPNMLLCMDPTGDNTRIEGIRTIEPTFNLPAVWINIDKREEAEIQGLTVVDPTTVMVTHLTETIKAHSYELLGRQEVQLIVDNTRERYSAVVDELIPDLMTIGELQKVLQNLLKEKVPIKDMVTIMESLADNSRLTKDIELLTEYVRFALARVICNQIIDENRTVTVATLSPQIEEIIAANTQKSMQGSFPAVDPDTTTKIFQSIRDVIDRINFYNNQPVILVSPNIRPVFRKLIEMVYPHIMVVSLNEIPNDVQIRTEGVVSL